The following coding sequences lie in one Clupea harengus chromosome 23, Ch_v2.0.2, whole genome shotgun sequence genomic window:
- the hexim1 gene encoding protein HEXIM1 — MELITTKGDVISEDDSRGQHRDGQQRDIVARKQVQRNQLEVCPGLVSGDTHPMCRGHNRGDLEPKAGDAAGEDGTVAEKAPGLPSSENNQNQENSGGSGTVTDPGLPDGRQGRKKHRRRPSKKKRRWKPYYKLSWEEKKELDERETIRASRVREEMFAKGLPVAPYNTTQFLMDEHDREEPDLNTELGGRRSFGANRSEDTASEEDCIEQDEEEDEEGDGGSDGMGRPGQAGGEFLQKDFSETYERYHVETLQNMSKQELVQEYLELEKCMSRLEEENNRLRNVRGDTEATAETPADGAQRLRELESELERLKAQNSELLKQSQRSREQSINGSTPGTDTGQEPVHETK, encoded by the coding sequence ATGGAGCTTATTACTACCAAAGGCGATGTCATTTCGGAGGATGACAGTAGGGGGCAACATCGAGACGGGCAACAGAGAGACATCGTCGCTAGGAAACAAGTGCAAAGAAATCAGCTGGAGGTGTGTCCTGGACTGGTTTCTGGAGACACACACCCGATGTGCCGTGGGCACAATCGGGGCGATCTAGAACCGAAAGCAGGCGATGCCGCCGGAGAAGATGGAACTGTTGCTGAAAAAGCACCCGGTTTACCCAGCAGCGAGAACAATCAGAACCAAGAGAATTCAGGTGGATCGGGAACCGTTACTGACCCAGGGTTACCAGACGGCAGGCAGGGCAGAAAGAAGCACCGGCGACGTCCATCCAAGAAGAAGCGCCGCTGGAAGCCTTATTACAAACTGTCatgggaagagaaaaaagaactcGACGAGCGAGAAACTATACGAGCATCGCGAGTGCGAGAGGAGATGTTCGCTAAAGGTCTGCCCGTCGCCCCATACAACACTACCCAGTTCCTGATGGACGAGCACGACCGTGAAGAGCCGGATCTGAACACGGAACTCGGCGGACGACGGTCCTTTGGTGCGAACCGCTCCGAGGACACAGCCAGTGAGGAAGATTGTATCGAgcaagatgaggaagaggatgaggaaggtgATGGTGGAAGCGATGGTATGGGAAGACCAGGGCAAGCAGGCGGTGAGTTTCTCCAGAAGGACTTCTCCGAGACTTACGAGCGATACCACGTCGAGACTCTCCAGAACATGTCCAAGCAAGAACTGGTGCAGGAGTACCTTGAACTGGAGAAGTGCATGTCgcgactggaggaggagaacaacCGGCTGCGCAACGTCCGAGGAGACACAGAGGCGACTGCCGAGACCCCAGCCGATGGAGCCCAGCGTCTTCGGGAGTTGGAGAGTGAACTCGAGAGACTGAAGGCGCAGAACAGCGAGTTGCTAAAACAGAGCCAACGGTCGAGGGAGCAGAGCATCAACGGGTCCACACCAGGAACTGACACTGGGCAAGAACCAGTGCATGAAACCAAGTGA
- the arhgap23b gene encoding LOW QUALITY PROTEIN: rho GTPase-activating protein 23 (The sequence of the model RefSeq protein was modified relative to this genomic sequence to represent the inferred CDS: deleted 2 bases in 1 codon), whose protein sequence is MWARRRSISGVPAPPGLHWCFEFPVGVDCSGPEPRCIWLAVLRSGRVPRRDTLHRQHHWAKGRKDGIPSANERARPLSGEGVACQGPRTVVLQKNSQGFGFTLRHFIVYPPESALHTTFKDEENGNGKGCQRGRLEPMDTIFVKSVRDKGPAHQAGLCTGDRLVKVNGESVLGKTYSQVIALIQNSDSVLELSIMPKNEDVLQLAYSQDAYLRGNEPYTGGAENLPEPPPICYPGRKPSAAGLQAHPNHAPQAGQNHSQVDNLNCCPGANPLGSPLDNRMGMPPPSGAGGDGGYRAEDTTPTSVGATRHHQVPPQLPPQGHPRGRSSSSASIAISPLDFHFANHNAAIASASLPPKRKGSLPGARSEMCHRALSDWYYSQAGAATAERPGMPVSPRQRSISQDRLAELGLSMGNHHHHRMGGAWPHSASQDTLLLHYGAALGGGGGGQGQDSFWLGGWGTGGPTSRSCSENLLAAYETYDHAYERSLETLEQASALVSPRYERPPWPHHSQPMRASDRTGPASHRTAIAATVPPPGRTGQAHHHHHHQQQQQQQQQQQQQQQKLAQARRLPAAQTVDDQTVGYRSYSPSFCRKAGHLMQQSHSFRDPSYTGPHLNWTPTPKTSPPRPTPPPPRPPLPPTPRSPPAGRAPAARGRWRRPSWRRRSRRRKRSRQRCRPRVVLRQKPPAGRRNAQAMRHTYYALPVDTADSLTATSLALPGRAEPQRRPNGRVAPQPAEPDSLASIPFIDEPTSPSVDLCARHVPASSVVSSSLCPPAVPALAPAPAPAPAPTSTSPLSPPLTFPLTQLFSSECSNAKNSRRSSYLLAITTERSKSCDEGLNTFREESRVFSRLPKRVKSFFTDGSLESLRAAEEARSKRHSTSELGSITLTDVRKDGWLHYKQILTEKGKKVGGGMRPWKRVFSVLRSHSLFLYKDKREAVLHGAGAGGHGPAHGEDEQPISIRGCLIDIAYSETKRKHTLRLTTQDFCEYLLQAEDREDMLGWIRVIRENSKTDSEDLGFCRQALINKKLNDYRKQSPTGSKPDTSPRVHRMMPPFLLSKTENTSGTNRSPKTDGKDESSPPKTPWGINIMKKGKKTGPKVFAVRLEDCQPGVDNKFVPLIVEVCCSLVETMGLDYTGIYRVPGNNAMVSSLQDQLNKGMEINTAEEKWQDLNVISSLLKSFFRKLPEPLFTDDKYNDFIDANRLEEAGDRLKTIRKLIHDLPDHYYHTLKFLVGHLKTVADNSEKNKMEPRNLALVFGPTLVRTSEDNMTDMVTHMPDRYKIIETLVLHHTWFFSDELDKDEKTPEDQRDQQPVPNIDHLLPNIGRTLPLCDASDSTNSDSIKSKDSPASKKDLSAKDFLSLSIISAVTRKRKKHQSACPPGNSTDEDSEHEPIKASNYGGKKDGAEDEEDEDGDEEEDDEEDEEEDEEERTGGCAIVGSERQEDEEGIEREREKTEGEQGSQREFGGRGEEEEEEGESKRDLNQRDRQEGRKGGQVRGAAAWQGEGNYCIMTPGGQVKAKEEGEIRQGGQAMPQVRQPPPRSFLYMHARHSTKSQPPAVSPPTSPLHPSSSSSLLSSPSPSLSPTSPTSTSSPTSLPQGDPLTRKKLRRRERVRPHSMYSESRSTCRVADQQGSTTGLSPTGTQGATTQTSTHHPESLHASTAAASPRAPGCHPSGWAEQARTSPPPVPAGQVWRSGRPISPETRRRRRDWRRHTVVVGMSGEG, encoded by the exons atgtgggcGCGGCGGCGCTCCATCTCGGGGGTCCCGGCACCCCCCGGGCTCCACTGGTGCTTCGAGTTCCCGGTGGGCGTGGACTGCAGCGGCCCCGAGCCTCGCTGCATCTGGTTAGCCGTGCTCCGGAGTGGACGGGTCCCCAGGAGGGACACTCTGCACCGCCAACACCACTGG GCTAAAGGGCGGAAAGATGGTATTCCATCAGCCAATGAGAGGGCTCGGCCACTGTCGGGAGAGGGCGTGGCCTGCCAGGGCCCGCGAACTGTGGTGCTGCAGAAGAATTCACAGGGCTTCGGCTTCACGCTGCGCCACTTCATCGTCTACCCGCCCGAGTCGGCACTCCACACCACCTTCAAG GATGAGGAGAATGGTAACGGAAAAG ggtGCCAGCGCGGTCGTCTGGAGCCGATGGACACCATCTTtgtgaagagtgtgagagacaagGGACCAGCGCACCAGGCTGGACTCTGCACAG gggacaGACTGGTGAAGGTAAATGGGGAGAGTGTGCTGGGGAAGACCTACTCTCAGGTGATTGCACTCATCCAGAACAG tgaCAGTGTGCTGGAACTCTCCATCATGCCCAAAAATGAGGATGTGTTGCAGTTG gCGTACTCTCAGGATGCATACCTGAGGGGGAACGAGCCCTACACAGGCGGAGCAGAGAACCTTCCGGAACCTCCTCCCATTTGCTACCCTGGCCGCAAGCCCTCGGCAGCGGGCCTTCAGGCCCACCCCAACCACGCCCCGCAGGCGGGTCAGAACCACAGCCAGGTGGACAACCTCAACTGCTGCCCCGGCGCCAACCCGCTGGGCTCCCCCCTGGACAACCGCATGGGGATGCCCCCACCCTCAGGCGCAGGAGGAGATGGGGGCTACCGTGCCGAGGACACTACCCCCACTTCGGTGGGCGCCACGCGGCACCACCAAGTGCCACCGCAGCTTCCCCCCCAGGGCCACCCGCGCGGGCGCTCTTCCTCGTCGGCAAGCATTGCCATTAGCCCACTGGACTTCCACTTCGCCAACCACAACGCGGCCATCGCCTCGGCCTCGCTGCCGCCCAAGCGCAAGGGCAGCCTGCCAGGGGCGCGCAGCGAGATGTGCCACCGTGCCCTCTCTGACTGGTACTACAGCCAAGCGGGTGCCGCCACCGCAGAGCGCCCGGGGATGCCCGTCTCGCCGCGCCAGCGCAGCATCTCGCAGGACCGGCTGGCCGAGCTCGGCCTGTCAATGGgcaatcaccaccaccaccggatGGGCGGTGCGTGGCCGCACAGCGCCTCTCAGGACACGCTGCTGTTGCATTATGGGGCGGCGCTGGGGGGCggtggaggggggcaggggcaggactCGTTCTGGCTGGGCGGCTGGGGCACGGGGGGGCCGACGAGCCGCTCGTGTTCCGAGAACCTGCTGGCGGCGTACGAGACGTATGACCACGCCTACGAGCGCTCGCTGGAGACGCTCGAGCAGGCCTCCGCCCTCGTCTCACCGCGCTACGAGAGGCCCCCCTGGCCTCACCACAGCCAGCCAATGAGGGCCAGCGACAGgactgggccagccagtcacaGGACGGCAATTGCTGCCACGGTCCCGCCTCCAGGCCGAACCGGCCAAGcgcatcaccaccaccaccaccaacaacagcagcagcagcagcagcagcagcagcagcagcagcagaagctggCGCAGGCCAGACGCCTCCCGGCTGCGCAGACGGTGGACGACCAGACAGTCGGTTACCGTAGCTACAGCCCATCATTTTGCCGAAAGGCGGGCCACCTCATGCAGCAGTCCCACTCCTTCCGCGACCCCTCTTATACGGGCCCGCACCTCAActggacccccacccccaaaaccaGCCCCCCGAGGCcgacccctccaccccctcgcCCTCCACTACCACCGACTCCCAGGAGTCCGCCGGCCGGAAGGGCTCCGGCAGCTCGGGGCAGGTGGAGGAGACCGTCGTGGCGCAGACGGTCACGCAGACGCAAGCGCAGTCGCCAGCGCTGCAGACCCAGG GTGGTGTTGAGGCAGAAGCCACCTGCAGGACGGCGGAACGCCCAGGCCATGCGGCACACGTACTACGCCCTGCCCGTGGACACGGCGGACTCCCTGACCGCCACCTCCCTGGCGCTGCCGGGCCGGGCCGAGCCCCAGCGCCGACCCAACGGGAGAGTGGCACCCCAGCCTGCGGAGCCGGACTCCCTGGCATCCATCCCCTTCATAG ACGAGCCCACCAGTCCCAGTGTTGACCTGTGTGCCCGCCACGTGCCCGCGTCCTCCGTGGTGTCCAGCAGTCTGTGCCCCCCAGCGGTGCCCGCGCTCGCGCCCGCACCCGCACCTGCGCCCGCCCCCACTTCCACCAgccccctttctccccccctcaccTTCCCCCTCACCCAGCTCTTCTCCTCCGAATGCA GCAATGCCAAGAACAGCCGTCGCTCTTCCTACCTGTTGGCCATCACCACCGAGCGCTCCAAGTCATGTGACGAGGGTCTCAACACCTTCAGGGAGGAGAGCCGCGTCTTCTC GCGGCTGCCCAAGAGAGTCAAGAGCTTCTTCACCGATGGG TCGCTGGAGAGCTTGCGGGCAGCAGAGGAGGCACGCTCCAAGCGGCACTCCACCTCGGAGCTGGGCAGCATCACGCTGACGGACGTGCGCAAGGATGGCTGGCTCCACTACAAGCAGATCCTCACGGAGAAGGGCAAG AAAGTGGGTGGCGGCATGCGTCCATGGAAACGCGTCTTCTCCGTGCTGCGCTCCCATTCGCTCTTCCTCTACAAGGACAAGCGGGAGGCGGTACTTCACGGCGCCGGTGCGGGAGGCCACGGCCCCGCCCACGGCGAGGACGAGCAGCCAATCAGCATCCGCGGCTGCCTGATCGACATTGCCTACAGCGAAACGAAGCGTAAGCACACGCTGCGGCTGACCACGCAGGACTTCTGCGAGTACCTGCTGCAGGCCGAGGACCGCGAGGACATGCTGGGCTGGATCAGGGTCATCCGGGAGAACAGCAAGACTGACAGCGAG GACTTGGGTTTCTGTCGTCAGGCTCTCATCAATAAAAAACTGAACGACTACAGGAAACAGAG TCCGACGGGCAGCAAGCCGGACACCTCGCCTCGGGTCCATCGCATGATGCCTCCCTTCCTGCTTTCCAAGACGGAGAACACTTCCGGGACCAACCGCTCCCCCAAAACAGACGGCAAAG ATGAGAGTAGCCCCCCTAAGACCCCCTGGGGGATCAACATCATGAAGAAGGGCAAGAAGACCGGGCCCAAGGTGTTTGCGGTGCGGCTGGAGGACTGCCAGCCTGGTGTCGACAATAAG TTTGTGCCCTTGATAGTGGAGGTGTGCTGTAGCCTGGTGGAGACGATGGGTCTGGACTACACGGGCATCTACAGGGTACCTGGGAACAACGCCATGGTGTCCTCACTACAGGACCAACTCAACAAGGGCATGGAGATCAACACTGCTGAGGAG aaatggcaGGACCTGAACGTCATCAGCAGTCTTCTCAAGTCCTTCTTCAGGAAACTTCCGGAACCTCTCTTCACCGACG ATAAGTATAATGACTTCATCGACGCCAACCGGCTGGAAGAGGCAGGGGACAGACTGAAGACCATCCGCAAGCTG ATCCATGACCTACCAGATCATTACTACCACACCCTGAAGTTTCTGGTTGGCCACTTGAAGACAGTGGCGGATAATTCAGAGAAGAATAAG ATGGAGCCGAGGAACTTGGCGCTGGTGTTCGGGCCCACTCTGGTGCGGACCTCCGAGGACAACATGACGGACATGGTCACGCACATGCCCGACCGCTACAAGATCATAGAGACGCTCGTCCTCCAT catACCTGGTTCTTCAGTGATGAGCTGGACAAGGATGAGAAG ACACCCGAGGACCAAAGGGACCAGCAGCCGGTCCCCAACATCGACCACCTCCTCCCCAACATCGGCAGGACCCTGCCCCTGTGCGACGCCTCAG attcCACCAACAGTGATTCCATTAAATCCAAg GACTCCCCAGCTTCAAAGAAGGACTTGAGTGCTAAGGACTTCCTTTCCCTGTCAATCATCTCCGCTGTCACCCGGAAACGTAAGAAGCACCAAAGCGCCTGTCCCCCCGGAAACAGCACCGATGAGGACTCCGAGCACGAGCCAATTAAAGCCAGCAACTACGGGGGAAAGAAGGACGGggcagaggatgaggaggatgaagatggcgatgaggaggaagatgatgaggaagatgaggaagaggatgaggaggagaggacgggAGGATGTGCCATTGTGGGctcagagagacaagaggatgaagaagggatagagagagagagagagaagacagagggagagcaaggTTCTCAAAGAGAATttgggggaagaggagaagaggaggaggaggagggagaaagcaaGAGGGACCTGAATCAGAGGGACAGGCaagaggggaggaagggtgGTCAGGTTAGGGGTGCCGCAGCCTGGCAAGGGGAGGGCAACTACTGCATCATGACACCAGGAGGGCAGGTCAAGGccaaagaggagggagagatacgCCAGGGAGGGCAGGCGATGCCCCAAGTGCGCCAGCCTCCGCCACGCAGCTTCCTCTACATGCACGCGCGCCACTCAACGAAATCCCAGCCACCCGCTGTCTCGCCTCCAACTTCGCcgctccacccctcctcttcctcctctctcctctcctccccctcgccctccctctctcccacctcccccaccagcACCAGCTCCCCCACCTCCCTACCCCAGGGCGACCCCCTGACCCGGAAGAAGTTGAGGAGGCGGGAGCGAGTGCGGCCCCACTCCATGTACTCAGAGTCACGCAGTACCTGCAGGGTAGCGGACCAACAGGGTAGCACCACGGGTTTGAGCCCAACCGGAACACAGGGCGCCACCACACAAACCTCCACTCACCACCCAGAGAGTCTCCATGCttccactgctgctgcctccccCCGTGCCCCCGGATGTCACCCATCTGGCTGGGCAGAGCAAGCCCGCACCAGCCCCCCGCCTGTCCCCGCCGGGCAGGTGTGGAGGTCTGGACGCCCCATCTCCCCAGAGACACGCCGGAGGCGGCGAGACTGGCGGCGCCACACGGTGGTGGTCGGCATGTCAGGGGAAGGGTGA